A window from Penicillium oxalicum strain HP7-1 chromosome VIII, whole genome shotgun sequence encodes these proteins:
- a CDS encoding Laccase abr2 → MDGLYGAIFIRPAANRESPFSMISSDPAEIEAMKTAASNPQLVVLSDWDHLTSDAYMQAMRESGYDIFCSDSVLINGSGSVYCKAPEELTALQPPQIRQVVNESLTDKGCNPFLVTLQGDWKHNSAALPEGLNSGCVPSQGDTTVFQVDRDAEWASFNFISAAGIKALAVSIDEHPLYIYEVDGRYIEPQLAHEFPIYNGERYSAMVISGFATLSYLGSEQSSYQSVPYFDYGGINTTESVIVLNTTHLPPYPPILPAESMKPALYDPSSPDLAPTLKITTKNDTWIDIVFQLEIPPPTLLQPPHPIHEHSNKAFLTGADHGKFVWSSIEATSKESPESFLQTPLYRDTYFMSPSGGAWIAIRYHVENPGAFLLHSHMETHLSSGMDMAILDGIDAWPAAI, encoded by the exons ATGGATGGGCTATACGGCGCAATATTTATTCG GCCTGCAGCAAACCGTGAATCGCCTTTCTCAATGATCTCAAGTGATCCAGCTGAAATCGAGGCAATGAAAACAGCGGCATCGAACCCGCAACTGGTCGTGCTTTCTGATTGGGATCATTTGACCTCCGACGCTTATATGCAGGCCATGAGAGAATCAGGATATGATATCTT CTGCTCTGACAGTGTCCTCATCAATGGTAGTGGGTCTGTCTACTGCAAGGCTCCGGAGGAGTTGACGGCGCTACAGCCACCGCAGATTAGACAAGTGGTCAATGAAAGTTTGACTGATAAAGG ATGCAATCCATTCCTGGTCACTCTACAGGGAGACTGGAAACACAATTCTGCAGCACTTCCTGAAGGTCTCAACTCTGGATGCGTCCCGAGTCAAGGTGATACAACAGTATTCCAAGTTGATCGTGACGCAGAATGGGCAAGTTTCAACTTCATCAGTGCGGCGGGTATCAAGGCACTGGCTGTATCTATTGATGAACACCCTCTCTACATATACGAGGTCGACGGTCGTTATATTGAGCCTCAATTGGCCCATGAGTTCCCGATATACAACGGGGAGCGGTACTCGGCCATG GTCATTTCCGGCTTCGCAACCTTGTCCTATCTTGGAAGCGAGCAGAGCTCTTACCAGTCAGTTCCGTATTTTGACTATGGAGGTATCAACACGACTGAGTCTGTGATTGTTCTTAACACGACACATCTGCCACCGTATCCCCCAATACTGCCTGCTGAA TCTATGAAACCGGCTCTTTATGATCCGAGTTCTCCTGATCTGGCACCGACACTCAAGATCACCACAAAAAATGACACCTGGATCGATATTGTCTTCCAGCTGGAGATACCACCACCAACCTTGCTTCAGCCTCCCCACCCAATCCATGAACATTCCAACAAGGCATTTTTGACTGGAGCAGATCACGGCAAGTTTGTGTGGAGCTCCATTGAAGCTACTTCGAAGGAATCGCCTGAGAGCTTTTTGCAGACACCCCTTTATCGAGACACTTATTTCATGTCACCTAGTGGCGGGGCATGGATTGCGATCCGTTATCATGTTGAGAACCCAGGAGCGTTTCTCTTACACAGTCATATGGAGACACACCTTTCATCAGGCATGGATATGGCGATCTTAGATGGGATTGACGCTTGGCCAGCAGCCATTTGA